The genomic window AAGAGAAGTCCGATTTCAAATTAGAATCAATATTTACTTTTTTGATTCCCGGAACCACAAAAGGATTCACAATATTAGACGAAAAACCTTGCGGCATCGTTTCCTGCACTTTTGGAGTAGGTACTGTTTTCCCTTTCATATTCATTGTAACGGGTTTTTCTAAACCGTTTGGCTTATTTTCCATTACAGAATACCACAATTTCACTCCTTTTCCTATGTTTTTCTTCAGGGCAGCAGAAAGCAAGGACAGGTAATTATCCTCAATATATTCCTTGTAAAAATCACTCGGTACCATCAGCGTAAGGTTATTATCAACCAAAGAAATTGGCTGTACCTTGTCAAATAGTAAATCGAACGATTTTTCAAGTTTTTTCAGATCAGAATTATCTTCAGCTGCGTTCAGATTATCGCGCATGAACTGAAGGCACTTCTGCCATATCATCATTAAATTTTCATCCATAATTTATGCCCCGGATTAATTCTTGGTTAGTATTTTTTTAGAAGGAAGACAAAGGTCTAAATTTTTTATTTTTAAAAAAAATATTGCACCTATTGATTATTTAAAAATATATTTGTATGTATAATTTATAATAAAAAATGATACATACAACCCACTCATTACGAGTACGTTACGGAGAGACAGACCCAATGAAATACGTGTACTACGGCAACTATGCCGAGTATTTGGAAATTGGTCGCGTGGAACTTTTTCGAAGCATTGGAATGTCTTACAATGAGATTGAAAATCAAGGAATTTGGTTACCTGTCTCCGAGTATAAAATTAAGTATTTAAAACCAGCTTTCTATGATGAAATGTTAGAAATTCATACTTATGTAAAAAAAATTCCCGGAGTAAGGATAGAATTCGAATATGAAATCTTCAATGAAGAACACGTAAAAATCACCGAAGCCGCCACTACTCTTTTCTTTTTAGACGCCAAAACCAATAAGGTCGTGAAGTGTCCGGATTACCTGCTGAAGCTTATTGAAGAGAATTGGAAAGGGTGAGGCGAGGTGCGAGGAACGAGTTGCGAGATGCGGGTTTTGAGTTTTGAGTTTCGGGTTTTGAGTTTAAAGTTCCGTGGCATTGAACATTAAACATTGAACTCTGAACTCTGAACTCTGAACATTAAACTTTAAACCTTGAAAACTTTTTACTACATTTAAAAAAATAAAATTTCAATGAAGATTGCATTTTTGGGTCCGCAGGCGAGTTTTACACAATTGGCAACTGCCCAGCTTTTCCCTGATGAAGAACTTTTACCACAGGCTAATATTTTAGATTGTTTCCATGCTGTAGAAAACGGAGAGGTCGATAAAGCCGTTGTTCCTCTTGAAAATTCGATTGAAGGAACGGTTTCTATGACACTGGATTATTTATATAAAACTCCGGAAATAAAAATCGAAGCCGAAGCCGTCATGCCGATTGCTCATCATCTGATGGTGCATCCTGACTGTAAAATTGAGGATATTGAAAAAATTTATTCTCATCCACAGGCTTTAGCGCAAAGTTTTCACTTTTTGGATGATCATTTTAAAGAAGTTACAAAACAGGATTTTTCTTCTACAGCTGCGGCTGCAAAGCATGTTTCAGAAAATGTGGACAGGAATTTAGCTGCTGTTGCCAATCAGTTTGCGGCTAACTTGTACGGATTGAAAATCATCCACAGAAATATTCAGGATTTTGAACAAAACCATACCCGATTTATTGTTATTTCGAAAAAAAAGCAGGCTTATCATCATGAAAAATTAAATATTCTCGGAGAAAAATCCGGTTTGCTGATCACCCTTCCTGAGGATCATGCGGGAGGTTTGCATCAGGTTTTATCGGTTTTTGCTTGGCGAAAAATGAATCTCAGCAAAATAGAATCCCGGACATTGAAAACCGGACTTGGAAATTACTTTTTCTTCATCAATGTTGTGGGAAAATGGGAACCGGTTTTACATGAAAACGCCCTGGAAGAGTTAAAAGCATTAGACGCAGACGTCGATTTTCTGGGAAATTACAAGGAATATCTTCTGGAAAGTTAAAAATATTAATTTCAACATTACTTTTTTACACCCTTCGTTGGGAGTTTTTTCACTTTTATACGAAAATAATTCAAAATATGATGATTTATTTTTAATTAAATTTTGCTATTGTATTTTTATATTGATTTAAAATATTTTTATTTAATATTTAATTAATTTAATTACCAATAAATCAGCACGTTTGATCTTTAAATTTTTCACTTTTAAAACCTATAAAAACCATAAACAATTCAATAAAAAGGGAATAATTATTGTATTATTAAAAAAAATTACAAACAACAATTGCATGAAAAACAAAATCTATTTTTTTCTAATGATCTTATTTCCGATGTTTAACAATGCACAGGTAGGAATTAAAACAGAAGATCCGAAAAGTACTTTAGATGTTAATGGAAATGTCAGTATCAGACAGGCTCCTCAAATCACCTCATTATCAGGTTTTCAGATTATGGCTATCAATCAGGGCAGTTCTGAAGTGTCACAATTTGATCCGAGTTTACTAACGGCACCCAATTCTTTAAACCAAACTGTTTATTCAGCCCGGAAAAACAATTCAATATCATTATTGAGCTTAAATCTCTTTTCCTCTTGGAAACAGATCAATTTCTTAACAATCGACAAAACAATTGGCTCTGTCTCGCTATTTTCAGATGCGGATAATTCATACAATGTTCCGTCGACGGGAATTTATCTTATAGGCTACTATTTTCGATATGGAGCGGGAGTGCAGACTACCCTGCTTTCAGGAAATCCCGGGATGGGAATTTTGAAAAAAGCTTTGGACGGCGTAATTTCTGTATTGGATTCCAGAGAGTTCACCGGTATCAATTTGGGATTGGCTTCAGTGACATTTACCGAATATAGCATGACTTCCATTTATCAACTTAATGAAGGGGAAAAGCTCTACTTCGGACTTAACAATACGGGAGCTTTGGGAGCAAGTTTATTAAGTTCAAGCAATGCTTCATTTTATATTTATAAAATTTCTAATTAACACCCTTTCAATTCATTATCGTATTTATTTTAATCATTTATATATTTTGCTGATAATACTGTCATATACAACATTGGCAGTATTATTTTTTTAATAAAATATTATTCACTGAATAATAATTTTTTTCACATGAATTAAATTCATCAAAATTCCCGTTTCTATTTTTCACTTTCCGTTGTGTAAAGCATTTCTACGTATTTTATTAACTTACAATTAAATTATAATTGAAAAATATACACAAATTTTAAATTAATGTTAAAAATTATTTAAACTTAGGTCTTCTTTTTGCACAAAATTTGATGTATCTTTACTGGAAACTAACTGAGAATAAACCATTAACTAATTAAATTTTTTAAACATGAAAACTAAGATTTGTAGCGCACTTTTGGCTCTCCTGTCGATTCCATTTTTCGCACAAAGTGGATGGGTTGGGATTAATACAGCAAACCCGCAAGCCAACCTCGATGTAAACGGAACGATTAAAATTAGAGAAACGCCAGTAGCTCCGGCACTTCCGGGTTATGAAATTCTGGCTGTCAACAAGAATACAGGAGGTGACTTTCAGGTTGCGCAAGTAAGCCCTCAATTAATTGCAGATTTTGTTATTAGCCAGGTTAATAGCGGGGTAAGTACAACAGTTTATGCTGCAAAAAAATCAGCAGGTATCAGCTTATTGAGTTTAGGTCTTTTTCCAACAGGATTTAGAGCCGTAAACTTTACAGCAGCTGAAAGAACGGTAGGTCCTACTTCTTTATTCACAGAAACAGACCATACATACACGGTTCCTAGTAGCGGAACTTATGCAGTAGGATTTACTTTCCGATACGGAACTGGTCTTCAGGCAGCCTTATTGTCCAACTCTCCGGGTATCGGGATTTTGAGAACAAGAGCGGGAGCCGCCACTTTGATCGACAGCCGTACTTTTAGTGGAGCCAACCTTATTCTATTAAGTTTAACCATATCAGAAACGAGTATCAACAATCTTTATACTTTACAAGCTGGTGACAAGCTTACTTTCGGGCTTACAGGATCTTCACTGCTTGATGCAGGTTTATTAGGATCCAGTGTAGGTTCTTTCTACGTTTATAAAGTTTCGAATTAAAAAAAACTTTTATATAGTTTAATCACTCAACAACATTAATCCATCGTACCAATTTGTATGATGGATTAATTGTTTATGAACCCTTATAAAACATTTGACTATATTTGATTAAACAAAAAGCATACAATGACCTATCCTCTTATCGTCATACTTATCGTAGTCTTCATTATTATTTTTTATAATTTAAATAATAGAATTCAGAGATTGGAGAGGGAAATTTCTGAGCTCAACCGAAAAATTCAAACTCCCGGATTTACACAAATAAAAGAGGAACAACATGTACAGCCGGTCGTATCTTCAATAAAAGAAGAACAAAAAATTACTGCTTTCGAAGAATCAAAAGTAACGGAAGAAGCTCCTGTAATCCCTGAAAAAGACTGGCTCACTCCTATTTTTGATTTTTTAAAACAAAATGCTTTAACGATCATTGGTATTTTCACGTTGGTTTTAGGAATCGGATATTTCGTAAAATATGCCATC from Chryseobacterium wanjuense includes these protein-coding regions:
- a CDS encoding acyl-CoA thioesterase, with protein sequence MIHTTHSLRVRYGETDPMKYVYYGNYAEYLEIGRVELFRSIGMSYNEIENQGIWLPVSEYKIKYLKPAFYDEMLEIHTYVKKIPGVRIEFEYEIFNEEHVKITEAATTLFFLDAKTNKVVKCPDYLLKLIEENWKG
- the pheA gene encoding prephenate dehydratase — its product is MKIAFLGPQASFTQLATAQLFPDEELLPQANILDCFHAVENGEVDKAVVPLENSIEGTVSMTLDYLYKTPEIKIEAEAVMPIAHHLMVHPDCKIEDIEKIYSHPQALAQSFHFLDDHFKEVTKQDFSSTAAAAKHVSENVDRNLAAVANQFAANLYGLKIIHRNIQDFEQNHTRFIVISKKKQAYHHEKLNILGEKSGLLITLPEDHAGGLHQVLSVFAWRKMNLSKIESRTLKTGLGNYFFFINVVGKWEPVLHENALEELKALDADVDFLGNYKEYLLES